One Clostridia bacterium DNA window includes the following coding sequences:
- a CDS encoding carbohydrate-binding protein: protein MGKLNLLKAKKNEKSGAVCGNIEFTTEFADEILYDNYTKGVSFLTLGDKVKLTYNGLLARSGAQDLYAVVGFGDNNNWKETRTYPMNSTNQQIFELSIPVEEGAQVNVAFKDNANNWDNNSGRNYSFYVH from the coding sequence ATGGGTAAACTAAATTTATTAAAAGCCAAAAAAAATGAAAAGTCTGGTGCCGTGTGTGGAAACATTGAGTTTACAACAGAATTTGCTGATGAGATACTGTATGACAACTATACAAAAGGCGTCTCTTTCCTGACACTGGGCGATAAGGTCAAGCTGACATACAATGGATTACTTGCAAGAAGCGGCGCGCAGGATCTATATGCAGTAGTCGGTTTTGGTGATAATAATAATTGGAAAGAAACAAGGACTTACCCAATGAATAGTACCAACCAGCAGATTTTTGAATTGTCTATCCCTGTAGAGGAAGGCGCTCAGGTAAATGTCGCTTTCAAGGATAATGCAAATAACTGGGATAATAATTCAGGCAGAAACTATAGTTTTTATGTCCACTAG
- a CDS encoding ATP-binding protein translates to MKLVQLVCIRKRKAVKAFLSAILLILAIAVLSPQVVYSAQRGTETTDLTGDIRYFQLQTPDEIHKLIINLNSGDEKHFPEEYNISSSFPARSTYKEIAAFAKLPDSTAVNRSIALRTFSSAFEVYSGSIKLYSYDGTGAGSGKPSGFAYHVINVPENPQIRTVSIHFKSVFMHNGKLISDLRVGRGNDISSYIANEIINVTHNETHYIVLASLFVFMGLILVLFFITKNERESAFIYLGLSSIMIGTWVFFENNIVTVFIESKYFTFLAGTVTIQLMPIGFLGFVEAVFAEKKSLVNALIRRSMAILTFLSFVLDITDIISSYITIRIFHALLVMAIIYIIVTVTKAASRCATEAKIYLIAFSVLSLCGIIDVANMYYVDLPFPSSIHVTPWAMFIFILLLIVILYRRIENFNSQIRQYNNQIEAKNKELQIAWEEIKESRDIIADWTVTLERKVLDRTEQLENANEELTAMNEELTETMNALKRAQLQLIQSEKMASLGNLVAGVAHEINTPLATIKSNIQLENMLLGTINPDDKESIVVFKESVAPMSSINNDALERIIDIVKNLRNFARLDEAEFKEANVHEGIESTLALVRNQLLNKVDLVKEYGSLPLLKCFPRQLNQVFLNLLVNAIHAIEDAGRPGRITIKTEHKNNMAYITFEDNGIGISEKNLKKIFDPGFTTKGVGVGTGLGLSISYNIIQKHNGVIKAESQEGVGTRFIIELPAAV, encoded by the coding sequence ATGAAGCTAGTACAGCTTGTTTGTATCAGAAAAAGGAAAGCAGTCAAAGCATTTCTCTCAGCAATACTTTTAATACTTGCTATTGCAGTTCTCTCCCCTCAGGTTGTATATTCCGCCCAAAGGGGAACTGAAACTACAGACCTAACCGGCGATATCCGATATTTTCAATTACAGACCCCGGATGAAATACATAAGCTTATTATCAATCTGAATTCCGGTGATGAGAAACATTTCCCTGAGGAATATAACATAAGCAGCTCCTTTCCTGCCAGATCAACTTACAAGGAAATAGCCGCTTTTGCTAAACTACCGGACAGCACTGCAGTTAACCGCTCTATTGCTCTAAGAACCTTTTCCTCCGCCTTTGAGGTCTATTCGGGTTCAATAAAGCTATATAGCTATGACGGAACCGGCGCCGGATCAGGAAAGCCCTCAGGCTTTGCATACCACGTTATTAATGTCCCGGAAAACCCTCAGATCAGGACAGTTAGTATTCACTTCAAATCAGTGTTTATGCACAATGGTAAGTTAATATCAGATTTGAGGGTAGGTAGAGGAAATGATATCAGCTCTTATATAGCAAATGAAATCATTAATGTTACACACAATGAAACTCACTATATAGTTCTTGCAAGCCTCTTTGTATTTATGGGCCTTATACTCGTATTATTTTTCATAACAAAGAATGAGAGAGAATCAGCATTTATTTATCTGGGTCTTTCATCCATTATGATAGGTACCTGGGTATTTTTTGAAAACAACATTGTTACAGTTTTTATTGAAAGCAAGTATTTTACTTTTCTTGCCGGAACTGTCACAATACAGTTAATGCCTATAGGCTTTTTAGGTTTTGTCGAGGCAGTATTTGCAGAAAAGAAATCATTGGTTAACGCATTAATAAGAAGATCTATGGCTATACTCACCTTTCTATCCTTTGTGCTGGATATTACAGATATCATTTCATCCTATATAACAATCAGAATATTTCATGCTTTACTTGTAATGGCGATAATCTACATAATTGTTACCGTTACCAAGGCAGCTTCCCGGTGTGCTACTGAAGCAAAAATCTACCTTATTGCTTTCTCCGTACTTTCCTTATGCGGAATTATTGATGTGGCCAATATGTACTATGTTGACTTGCCGTTTCCATCAAGTATCCACGTTACTCCATGGGCGATGTTTATTTTCATACTCCTGCTCATAGTAATCCTTTACAGGCGTATAGAAAACTTCAACTCCCAGATCAGACAATACAATAATCAAATCGAAGCAAAAAACAAGGAATTACAGATTGCATGGGAAGAAATAAAAGAATCCAGGGATATAATCGCTGATTGGACTGTAACACTGGAAAGAAAAGTACTTGACCGAACAGAGCAGCTGGAAAATGCCAATGAAGAACTTACAGCCATGAACGAGGAGCTCACGGAGACCATGAATGCATTAAAAAGGGCGCAGCTCCAGCTTATACAGTCGGAAAAAATGGCTTCATTGGGCAACCTTGTTGCAGGAGTCGCTCATGAAATAAATACTCCACTGGCAACTATAAAGTCAAACATTCAGCTGGAAAATATGCTTCTAGGAACCATAAACCCTGATGATAAGGAGAGTATAGTTGTTTTTAAAGAAAGTGTTGCACCTATGAGTTCCATAAACAATGATGCTCTTGAAAGAATCATTGATATTGTAAAAAACCTCAGAAACTTCGCCCGTCTTGATGAAGCGGAATTTAAGGAGGCCAATGTCCATGAGGGTATCGAAAGCACCCTTGCACTTGTACGCAACCAACTTCTGAACAAGGTAGATTTAGTAAAGGAATATGGTTCACTACCGCTGCTTAAATGCTTTCCAAGGCAGCTAAACCAGGTATTCCTTAATTTGTTGGTTAATGCTATCCACGCTATTGAGGATGCAGGACGTCCCGGCCGTATTACGATAAAGACCGAACATAAGAACAACATGGCTTATATCACCTTTGAAGACAATGGTATAGGGATATCTGAGAAGAATTTGAAAAAAATATTTGATCCAGGCTTTACAACCAAGGGTGTTGGCGTAGGTACAGGACTCGGCCTTTCAATATCTTACAACATAATTCAAAAGCATAATGGTGTAATAAAAGCAGAAAGCCAGGAAGGTGTCGGAACCAGGTTTATAATAGAGCTTCCTGCAGCAGTATAA
- a CDS encoding (S)-benzoin forming benzil reductase translates to MNYIIITGTSRGLGESLAEKLLRDNNHIFCISRKKNEKLLSKAKACLVPLDYFEYDLKNVGELDWLSNAIFEKIDKSAAESLCLINNAGTVTPIKPVGTISSGEIANNLSVNLLSPMILTSLFIDFSRNMNIDKRVINISSGAGKKPFFGWGCYCSAKAGLDLFTQCVGLEQQDKEYPVRIISFSPGIIDTEMQKEIRSTKEEDFIQLERFINFKKEGKLLSPDYVADKVIRLVSGKDFKQGGVADITEF, encoded by the coding sequence ATGAACTATATCATTATTACAGGAACCTCAAGGGGACTGGGCGAATCACTGGCAGAAAAGCTGCTTAGAGATAACAATCATATTTTTTGCATATCCAGAAAGAAGAACGAAAAATTACTGTCAAAGGCAAAAGCTTGCCTAGTACCCCTTGATTACTTCGAATATGATTTGAAAAATGTCGGTGAACTGGACTGGCTGTCAAATGCCATATTTGAAAAAATAGATAAATCCGCCGCTGAATCACTATGCCTTATTAACAATGCCGGAACCGTCACTCCCATAAAGCCTGTCGGTACTATCTCAAGCGGTGAAATAGCAAACAACCTGAGTGTCAATCTGTTATCTCCTATGATATTGACCTCTCTGTTTATTGATTTTTCCCGTAATATGAATATAGATAAAAGAGTAATAAACATATCCTCCGGAGCCGGAAAAAAACCATTTTTCGGATGGGGTTGCTACTGCAGTGCCAAGGCAGGCCTGGATCTTTTTACTCAGTGTGTGGGCTTGGAACAGCAGGATAAGGAGTATCCGGTTAGAATTATTTCCTTCTCCCCAGGTATTATTGATACTGAAATGCAGAAAGAAATCCGCTCAACAAAAGAAGAGGATTTTATACAACTGGAGAGATTTATCAATTTTAAAAAGGAAGGGAAACTCCTGTCTCCTGATTACGTAGCAGATAAGGTAATCAGACTTGTATCCGGCAAAGACTTCAAGCAGGGCGGAGTAGCAGACATAACCGAGTTTTGA